The Microcebus murinus isolate Inina chromosome 1, M.murinus_Inina_mat1.0, whole genome shotgun sequence genome includes a region encoding these proteins:
- the PP2D1 gene encoding protein phosphatase 2C-like domain-containing protein 1 isoform X1 has product METVPKELEISGPLRVFLKSREWSRNKSTFDSEEESSISSKRKHVRRKKIRPLKSAGNPEKQQVVEQVITLPCSICKKEIRLTDIFLHKKEHVALATLGFQWMAGKKPRPLILSVQRQYIISKLLSSRTFNEKILQSINNAFELIWKKEIPEYYKIFRNVDRSSTYSQKICHLLIKGVAICEDGNSTWKPDMHDKFTVVNNFGSRPNVCFFGLFDGHHGASAAELTAMELPVLLLHQLSKCDPSYQMTLEEKQIINSFHTVFREEYLTIEDLFSSVNKRTRATRNECEDIHKAFAKAFWRMDRLLRLGRNEVSRVQWSGCSAVTCVLEGSIKCPYALKHCRKKNNSDGQAERAPSQKMPEIISGILHVANTGNVQAVLCRNGRAFCLTKEHTTRNINERRRVLQNGAVISSHEPYGLLEGQIKITRGLGFHGRLNLKKFIIPAPQTISVPIDDLCQFLILATNGLWEVLDTKEVIALAMTMFQVYKQIYFSNIQKKISPSNSEGNITKSEPKIHILFQYKTGSKERVSTANSKENLFNSKYYNNFIPHSENIETVPPETTHHKHCSEEETYRPPNINGVPASKKESGTKSFYEGAAEYVSHKLVNAALEAGSRDNITVMVILLNGSEYQFLM; this is encoded by the exons ATGGAAACAGTTCCAAAGGAATTGGAAATTTCTGGCCCTTTAAg AGTGTTTTTGAAATCAAGAGAATGGAGTAGGAACAAATCAACATTTGATTCAGAGGAGGAATCTTCAATTTCATCCAAAAGAAAGCATGTTAGAAGGAAAAAGATAAGACCATTGAAAAGTGCTGGAAACCCTGAGAAGCAACAGGTCGTAGAGCAAGTGATCACATTACCCTGTTCCATATGCAAGAAAGAAATTCGCCTAACtgatatttttctccataaaaagGAACATGTAGCTCTAGCCACACTGGGTTTCCAATGGATGGCTGGAAAGAAACCACGGCCCTTAATACTTTCTGTTCAGAGACAGTATATTATTTCTAAACTACTGTCATCCCGTACATTCAATGAAAAAATCCTACAGAGCATTAATAATGCTTTTGAGCtgatttggaagaaagaaataccAGAATACTATAAGATTTTTCGTAACGTTGACAGAAGTTCCACATATTCTCAAAAAATCTGTCATCTGTTAATTAAAGGAGTAGCCATTTGTGAAGATGGTAATTCTACATGGAAACCTGACATGCATGATAAATTCACTGTAGTGAATAATTTTGGCAGCAGACCCaatgtgtgtttttttggtttgtttgacGGACATCATGGTGCCTCAGCAGCAGAGTTGACAGCAATGGAACTCCCAGTTTTACTACTCCATCAACTTTCCAAATGTGATCCTTCCTACCAAATGACACttgaagagaaacaaataatcAATTCCTTTCATACTGTGTTTCGAGAAGAATACTTAACAATAGAAGACCTCTTTTCTTCCGTGAACAAAAGAACAAGAGCAACGAGGAATGAGTGTGAGGACATACACAAGGCCTTTGCAAAGGCGTTTTGGAGAATGGATAGGCTTTTACGTCTTGGAAGGAATGAAGTGTCCAGAGTTCAATGGAGTGGCTGCTCTGCAGTTACTTGTGTATTAGAAGGCAGCATTAAATGTCCTTACGCTCTTAAGCATTGCAGGAAAAAGAATAACTCTGATGGACAGGCAGAGAGAGCTCCTTCTCAGAAGATGCCAGAAATAATTTCTGGAATATTACACGTTGCGAACACTG gtAATGTGCAAGCAGTTTTATGCAGAAATGGGAGAGCTTTTTGCCTAACCAAAGAACACACTACACGaaacataaatgaaagaagaagagTACTTCAGAATGGAGCAGTGATCAGTTCACATGAACCATATGGGCTCTTAGAAGggcaaataaaaatcacacgAGGACTTGGATTTCATGGACGTCTCAACCTGAAAAAATTCATAATCCCAGCACCTCAAACTATTTCTGTCCCTATAGATGACTTATGTCAATTCCTTATTTTAGCCACTAATGGTCTTTGGGAAGTTCTGGATACAAAGGAAGTCATTGCACTGGCAATGACAATGTTTCAAgtgtataaacaaatatatttttctaacatacaaaagaaaatttcaccATCAAACAGTGAAGGAAACATTACTAAATCAGAACCTAAAATTCACATATTGTTTCAGTATAAAACTGGATCTAAAGAACGTGTGTCAACTGcaaattcaaaggaaaatttgttcaattcaaaatattataacaatTTCATTCCTCACTCTGAAAATATAGAAACAGTTCCACCAGAAACAACTCATCATAAACATTGCAGTGAGGAAGAAACTTACAGACCACCCAACATAAATGGGGTGCCAGCAAGTAAGAAAGAATCAGGCACTAAGAGTTTCTATGAAGGTGCAGCTGAGTATGTTAGCCATAAACTTGTAAATGCTGCTTTAGAGGCTGGCTCCAGAGACAACATTACAGTTATGGTAATACTTCTCAATGGAAGTGAATATCAGTTTCTGATGTAA
- the PP2D1 gene encoding protein phosphatase 2C-like domain-containing protein 1 isoform X2, whose amino-acid sequence MWRVFLKSREWSRNKSTFDSEEESSISSKRKHVRRKKIRPLKSAGNPEKQQVVEQVITLPCSICKKEIRLTDIFLHKKEHVALATLGFQWMAGKKPRPLILSVQRQYIISKLLSSRTFNEKILQSINNAFELIWKKEIPEYYKIFRNVDRSSTYSQKICHLLIKGVAICEDGNSTWKPDMHDKFTVVNNFGSRPNVCFFGLFDGHHGASAAELTAMELPVLLLHQLSKCDPSYQMTLEEKQIINSFHTVFREEYLTIEDLFSSVNKRTRATRNECEDIHKAFAKAFWRMDRLLRLGRNEVSRVQWSGCSAVTCVLEGSIKCPYALKHCRKKNNSDGQAERAPSQKMPEIISGILHVANTGNVQAVLCRNGRAFCLTKEHTTRNINERRRVLQNGAVISSHEPYGLLEGQIKITRGLGFHGRLNLKKFIIPAPQTISVPIDDLCQFLILATNGLWEVLDTKEVIALAMTMFQVYKQIYFSNIQKKISPSNSEGNITKSEPKIHILFQYKTGSKERVSTANSKENLFNSKYYNNFIPHSENIETVPPETTHHKHCSEEETYRPPNINGVPASKKESGTKSFYEGAAEYVSHKLVNAALEAGSRDNITVMVILLNGSEYQFLM is encoded by the exons ATGTGGAG AGTGTTTTTGAAATCAAGAGAATGGAGTAGGAACAAATCAACATTTGATTCAGAGGAGGAATCTTCAATTTCATCCAAAAGAAAGCATGTTAGAAGGAAAAAGATAAGACCATTGAAAAGTGCTGGAAACCCTGAGAAGCAACAGGTCGTAGAGCAAGTGATCACATTACCCTGTTCCATATGCAAGAAAGAAATTCGCCTAACtgatatttttctccataaaaagGAACATGTAGCTCTAGCCACACTGGGTTTCCAATGGATGGCTGGAAAGAAACCACGGCCCTTAATACTTTCTGTTCAGAGACAGTATATTATTTCTAAACTACTGTCATCCCGTACATTCAATGAAAAAATCCTACAGAGCATTAATAATGCTTTTGAGCtgatttggaagaaagaaataccAGAATACTATAAGATTTTTCGTAACGTTGACAGAAGTTCCACATATTCTCAAAAAATCTGTCATCTGTTAATTAAAGGAGTAGCCATTTGTGAAGATGGTAATTCTACATGGAAACCTGACATGCATGATAAATTCACTGTAGTGAATAATTTTGGCAGCAGACCCaatgtgtgtttttttggtttgtttgacGGACATCATGGTGCCTCAGCAGCAGAGTTGACAGCAATGGAACTCCCAGTTTTACTACTCCATCAACTTTCCAAATGTGATCCTTCCTACCAAATGACACttgaagagaaacaaataatcAATTCCTTTCATACTGTGTTTCGAGAAGAATACTTAACAATAGAAGACCTCTTTTCTTCCGTGAACAAAAGAACAAGAGCAACGAGGAATGAGTGTGAGGACATACACAAGGCCTTTGCAAAGGCGTTTTGGAGAATGGATAGGCTTTTACGTCTTGGAAGGAATGAAGTGTCCAGAGTTCAATGGAGTGGCTGCTCTGCAGTTACTTGTGTATTAGAAGGCAGCATTAAATGTCCTTACGCTCTTAAGCATTGCAGGAAAAAGAATAACTCTGATGGACAGGCAGAGAGAGCTCCTTCTCAGAAGATGCCAGAAATAATTTCTGGAATATTACACGTTGCGAACACTG gtAATGTGCAAGCAGTTTTATGCAGAAATGGGAGAGCTTTTTGCCTAACCAAAGAACACACTACACGaaacataaatgaaagaagaagagTACTTCAGAATGGAGCAGTGATCAGTTCACATGAACCATATGGGCTCTTAGAAGggcaaataaaaatcacacgAGGACTTGGATTTCATGGACGTCTCAACCTGAAAAAATTCATAATCCCAGCACCTCAAACTATTTCTGTCCCTATAGATGACTTATGTCAATTCCTTATTTTAGCCACTAATGGTCTTTGGGAAGTTCTGGATACAAAGGAAGTCATTGCACTGGCAATGACAATGTTTCAAgtgtataaacaaatatatttttctaacatacaaaagaaaatttcaccATCAAACAGTGAAGGAAACATTACTAAATCAGAACCTAAAATTCACATATTGTTTCAGTATAAAACTGGATCTAAAGAACGTGTGTCAACTGcaaattcaaaggaaaatttgttcaattcaaaatattataacaatTTCATTCCTCACTCTGAAAATATAGAAACAGTTCCACCAGAAACAACTCATCATAAACATTGCAGTGAGGAAGAAACTTACAGACCACCCAACATAAATGGGGTGCCAGCAAGTAAGAAAGAATCAGGCACTAAGAGTTTCTATGAAGGTGCAGCTGAGTATGTTAGCCATAAACTTGTAAATGCTGCTTTAGAGGCTGGCTCCAGAGACAACATTACAGTTATGGTAATACTTCTCAATGGAAGTGAATATCAGTTTCTGATGTAA